In Burkholderiales bacterium, one DNA window encodes the following:
- a CDS encoding 3-deoxy-7-phosphoheptulonate synthase → MDEKLIYNVNVIAQDVLATPEHVKRQLPITDRAELTVLESRHIVERILDRKDHRLMVVVGPCSIHDPVAAMDYARRLKQLADEVADTLFVIMRVYFEKPRTTTGWKGLINDPHMNDSFDVEHGLKLARKLLIDVNELGLPAGTEALDPITPQYLGDLVTWSAIGARTTESQTHREMASGLSTPVGFKNGTDGGLTVAINALLSVSRPHSFLGINQKGQVAVIRTAGNRYGHIVLRGGSKGPNYDSVTISLVEKELAKHKLPANIMVDCSHANSNKDHNLQPLVMHDCAHQIMEGNQSIIGMMLESNIHAGNQPIPADLSQLRYGVSVTDACIDWATTEKLLKDVRHKLEDVLPKRIPKLAEVRPLRA, encoded by the coding sequence ATGGACGAGAAACTCATCTACAACGTCAACGTCATCGCGCAAGACGTTCTAGCGACGCCGGAACACGTCAAGCGGCAACTGCCGATCACCGATCGCGCCGAACTCACCGTCCTGGAGAGCCGGCACATCGTCGAGCGCATTCTCGACCGGAAGGATCATCGCCTGATGGTCGTGGTCGGGCCATGCTCGATCCACGACCCGGTGGCGGCGATGGACTACGCCCGGCGGCTGAAGCAGCTGGCGGACGAAGTCGCCGACACGCTGTTCGTGATCATGCGCGTGTACTTCGAAAAGCCGCGCACCACCACGGGCTGGAAGGGTTTGATCAACGATCCGCACATGAACGACTCGTTCGACGTGGAACACGGGCTGAAGCTCGCGCGCAAACTGCTGATCGACGTGAACGAGCTGGGCCTTCCGGCCGGAACCGAGGCGCTGGATCCGATCACGCCGCAGTACCTCGGCGACCTCGTCACCTGGAGCGCGATCGGCGCCCGTACCACCGAGTCGCAAACCCACCGGGAGATGGCGAGCGGCCTGTCCACTCCGGTCGGATTCAAGAACGGCACCGATGGGGGGCTCACGGTGGCGATCAACGCGCTGCTGTCGGTGTCGCGTCCGCACAGTTTCCTCGGCATCAACCAGAAGGGTCAGGTCGCGGTCATCCGCACTGCAGGCAACCGCTACGGCCACATCGTTCTGCGCGGAGGTTCGAAGGGCCCGAACTACGATTCGGTCACGATTTCCCTGGTGGAGAAAGAGCTGGCGAAGCACAAGCTGCCGGCAAACATCATGGTGGACTGCAGCCACGCCAACTCCAACAAGGACCACAACCTGCAGCCGCTGGTGATGCACGACTGCGCGCACCAGATCATGGAAGGCAATCAGTCGATCATCGGAATGATGCTGGAGAGCAACATCCACGCGGGCAATCAGCCGATCCCGGCGGATCTGTCGCAGCTCCGCTACGGCGTGTCCGTGACCGACGCATGCATCGACTGGGCCACGACCGAAAAGCTGCTCAAGGACGTGCGCCACAAACTCGAGGACGTGCTGCCGAAGCGGATTCCCAAGCTCGCTGAAGTGCGACCGCTCAGGGCTTAG
- a CDS encoding alanyl-tRNA editing protein has translation MTDLIFYNDPYLRVCAAEVVRVGEDGIVLNRTIFYPTGGGQPGDNGTLRTEDGREAKIVDTRKGARPDEVVHVPAPGGDPLRPGDRVIAAIDWDRRHHHMRVHTSLHLLSAVIPAAVTGGSVRYDSGRLDFDLPDTVLDREEVEEKLNRLIAGSHGVVSRWITGQELDARPELVKTMSVAPPRGLGRVRLVEIRGVDLQACGGTHVACTAEIGSVQIVKIENKGAHNRRVTIALKSPGTGDA, from the coding sequence ATGACCGACCTGATCTTCTACAACGATCCTTACCTGCGAGTCTGCGCGGCGGAAGTCGTCCGGGTCGGGGAGGACGGCATTGTCCTTAACCGCACGATCTTCTATCCCACCGGTGGCGGCCAGCCGGGCGACAACGGAACGCTGCGCACCGAGGACGGGCGCGAGGCAAAGATCGTCGATACGCGCAAAGGCGCGCGCCCGGACGAAGTCGTGCATGTTCCGGCCCCGGGCGGTGACCCGTTACGACCCGGCGATCGCGTGATTGCCGCGATCGACTGGGACCGGCGTCACCACCACATGCGCGTGCATACCTCGCTGCACCTGTTGTCCGCGGTCATTCCCGCCGCTGTGACGGGCGGTTCGGTGCGCTACGACTCGGGCCGGCTCGATTTCGATCTGCCTGATACTGTGCTCGATCGCGAGGAAGTCGAGGAAAAACTCAACCGTTTGATCGCGGGCAGCCACGGCGTCGTGTCTCGCTGGATCACCGGCCAGGAACTGGATGCGCGTCCCGAGCTGGTGAAGACCATGAGCGTCGCCCCGCCGCGGGGACTTGGCCGGGTGCGCCTGGTGGAGATCCGCGGCGTCGATCTGCAGGCCTGCGGGGGAACGCATGTGGCCTGCACGGCCGAGATCGGATCGGTCCAGATCGTCAAAATCGAGAACAAGGGCGCGCACAACCGTCGCGTGACGATCGCGCTGAAAAGTCCAGGCACGGGTGACGCATGA
- the rssA gene encoding patatin-like phospholipase RssA, translated as MKHSGGPRVGLALGSGSARGWAHIGVVRVLEEAGIAPDVVCGTSIGALVGAAYAAGELQRLERWACSLNWKGVMGFLDFSIDGGLIKGAKLIEFFRTHFKDRDIAALPRTYGAVATEIESGREVWLTQGSLLDSVRASISLPGLFTPAERDGRLLVDGGLVNPVPVSLARALGADIVIAVDLNADLVARRRRRLVPAPESARKRPARMLERIQAGIASTLTSGEQDDGPSLLDVLTASINIMQVRITRSRLAGEPADVLIAPRLAHLALLDFHRAREAIEEGHRAATTALPQLQSLIGDISA; from the coding sequence ATGAAACACTCCGGTGGACCCAGAGTTGGCCTCGCGCTCGGGAGCGGGTCGGCGCGCGGCTGGGCGCACATCGGCGTGGTGCGGGTGCTCGAGGAAGCGGGCATCGCACCTGACGTGGTGTGCGGTACGTCGATCGGTGCGCTGGTAGGCGCGGCTTATGCAGCGGGTGAACTGCAACGGCTCGAGCGCTGGGCGTGCAGCCTGAACTGGAAAGGCGTGATGGGATTTCTGGACTTTTCGATCGACGGCGGGCTCATCAAGGGCGCGAAACTGATCGAATTCTTTCGCACCCATTTCAAGGACCGGGACATCGCTGCGCTGCCGCGCACCTACGGTGCGGTGGCAACCGAGATCGAATCGGGTCGCGAAGTGTGGCTGACGCAAGGTTCGCTGCTCGATTCGGTGCGCGCATCGATTTCGCTTCCCGGGCTCTTCACTCCGGCCGAGCGCGACGGTCGGCTCCTGGTGGACGGCGGACTGGTCAATCCGGTGCCAGTCTCGCTCGCCCGCGCGCTGGGCGCCGACATCGTGATCGCCGTGGACCTCAATGCCGACCTTGTGGCGCGCCGGCGCAGGCGCCTGGTGCCGGCGCCCGAATCCGCCCGGAAGCGGCCCGCCCGTATGCTGGAGCGCATTCAGGCCGGGATCGCCTCGACCCTGACATCCGGCGAGCAAGATGACGGGCCCTCGTTGCTCGATGTGCTCACCGCCAGCATCAACATCATGCAGGTGCGCATCACGCGCAGCCGGCTGGCCGGGGAGCCGGCAGACGTGCTGATCGCGCCGCGGCTTGCTCACCTTGCGCTGCTCGATTTCCACCGCGCCCGGGAGGCCATCGAAGAGGGCCATCGCGCCGCCACCACTGCGCTGCCGCAACTGCAGTCGCTGATCGGCGACATTTCCGCCTGA
- a CDS encoding PaaI family thioesterase: protein MSIVAGDPGQIQRVNDLVLGHPFHRFSGLTLRRQEPGTATTSFPVESNVLSMSDTLHAGVLYGLMDATSFLALVTVLKPEELAVTHDLHVSLMRPVWRGEEIELRAEVIRRSVNLAFIRCDAWRVSGGGRQLVATATVTKSLTLSKA from the coding sequence ATGAGCATCGTCGCGGGAGACCCGGGCCAGATTCAGCGCGTCAACGACCTCGTGCTCGGGCATCCCTTCCATCGGTTCTCGGGCTTGACGCTCAGGCGGCAGGAGCCGGGAACGGCCACCACCAGCTTTCCGGTCGAGAGCAACGTGCTCAGCATGAGCGACACGCTGCACGCGGGCGTGCTCTACGGGCTGATGGATGCGACGAGCTTTCTGGCGCTGGTGACGGTACTCAAGCCCGAAGAGCTCGCCGTCACGCACGATCTTCACGTGTCCCTGATGCGGCCGGTGTGGCGCGGCGAGGAGATCGAGCTGCGCGCCGAGGTCATTCGCAGGAGCGTGAACCTCGCCTTCATCCGCTGCGACGCCTGGCGCGTCTCCGGCGGCGGACGGCAGCTGGTCGCGACCGCGACCGTGACCAAATCCCTGACACTGTCCAAGGCCTGA
- a CDS encoding threonine/serine dehydratase: MQLPTFRDVLAARRRIRVHLKPTPLYRYAPLDALIGTEVWVKHENYQPVGAFKVRGGVNLVSSLSEEERRCGVVTASTGNHGQSIAFAARLFGVKAYICVPHAANPGKLAAIRGMGAEVMEHGERFEDAVRYAQRLARDKGYRFIHSANEPLLIAGVATEALEILEEQPDVDTIFVPVGLGSGASGACLAAKAVSREIRVVAVQAAASPAVHDSWRSGRVEVRPNQTFAEGLATGEAAEMTLEILSRHLDEFLLVSEEEIRQGMVWWLERCHTLAESAAGAVLAAVYRQRAMLKGRKVAIVCSGGNTSLPHLKEALNA, translated from the coding sequence ATGCAACTGCCGACGTTCAGGGACGTGCTCGCCGCCCGCAGGCGCATCCGCGTCCACCTCAAGCCCACGCCCCTGTATCGCTATGCGCCGCTCGATGCGCTCATCGGCACCGAGGTCTGGGTCAAGCACGAGAACTATCAGCCCGTGGGCGCGTTCAAGGTGCGCGGCGGGGTGAATCTGGTTTCTTCGCTGTCCGAGGAGGAACGGCGCTGCGGAGTGGTCACCGCCAGTACCGGCAATCACGGGCAATCGATCGCATTCGCCGCGCGGCTGTTCGGCGTGAAGGCGTACATTTGTGTGCCGCACGCTGCCAATCCGGGCAAGCTCGCTGCAATCCGAGGCATGGGCGCCGAGGTCATGGAGCACGGCGAGCGCTTCGAGGATGCGGTCCGATACGCGCAACGGCTCGCCCGCGACAAGGGTTACCGCTTCATCCACTCGGCCAATGAACCGCTGCTCATCGCCGGGGTGGCGACCGAGGCGCTGGAGATTCTGGAGGAGCAGCCGGACGTCGACACGATCTTTGTCCCCGTGGGCTTGGGCAGCGGCGCTTCGGGTGCTTGCCTGGCCGCGAAGGCGGTCAGCCGCGAGATCCGGGTGGTCGCGGTCCAGGCGGCGGCCTCACCGGCCGTGCACGATTCATGGCGCAGCGGCCGGGTCGAAGTGCGACCGAACCAGACCTTCGCCGAAGGGCTCGCGACCGGCGAGGCGGCGGAAATGACCTTAGAGATCCTGAGCCGTCACCTCGACGAGTTCCTGCTCGTCTCCGAAGAGGAAATCCGGCAGGGGATGGTGTGGTGGCTGGAGCGCTGCCACACGCTGGCGGAATCGGCCGCCGGCGCGGTTCTGGCCGCGGTTTACCGGCAGCGCGCCATGCTAAAAGGCCGCAAGGTCGCCATCGTCTGCAGCGGAGGCAATACCAGCCTTCCCCACCTTAAAGAGGCGCTGAACGCCTGA
- the trxC gene encoding thioredoxin TrxC, which yields MDFQHHVPCPHCDTLNRVPAARLGDGPKCGKCKQPLFAGAPFVLSDANFAAQVERASLPLLVDFWAPWCGPCRMMAPHFERAAGQLEPGVRLAKLNTDENPQTAARLRIRSIPTLILFRDGREIARQAGALDARRLVEWVRSHL from the coding sequence ATGGACTTCCAGCATCACGTCCCCTGCCCGCATTGCGACACCCTGAACCGCGTACCCGCCGCGAGGCTGGGCGACGGGCCCAAGTGCGGCAAATGTAAACAGCCATTGTTCGCGGGCGCACCGTTCGTGCTCAGCGACGCCAACTTCGCGGCGCAGGTCGAGCGCGCGAGCCTGCCGTTGCTGGTGGACTTCTGGGCGCCGTGGTGCGGACCGTGCCGGATGATGGCGCCACACTTCGAGCGTGCTGCGGGTCAGCTCGAGCCCGGCGTGCGGCTGGCCAAGCTCAATACCGACGAAAACCCGCAGACTGCGGCGCGCTTGCGCATTCGCAGCATCCCGACATTGATCCTGTTTCGCGACGGCCGCGAGATCGCTCGCCAGGCCGGTGCGCTCGACGCGCGCCGGCTGGTCGAGTGGGTGCGCAGCCATCTCTGA
- a CDS encoding aldehyde dehydrogenase family protein, with amino-acid sequence MNLIDGQWRPAADGRTLDVICPSDGNVFARIARGAAADVDAAVRAARRAFDEGPWGRMPALERGRLLAKLSRKILDHFDELAELEARDTGKPMKQARADISAAARYFEYYGAAADKVHGETIPFLEGYLVTVLREPHGVTGHIIPWNYPAQMFGRSLAPALAMGNAVVLKPAEEACMTPLRLAELAMEAGFPDGTVNVVTGLGEEAGAALSAHSGINFLSFTGSPEVGTLVQQAAARNHIGCVLELGGKSPQILFEDADIEAVCPVVVNAIVQNGGQTCSAGSRVLVQRSVYDAFVSPIAARFAQLRVGSHAMDLDCGALISAGQKQRVEGFIQRASQDGITVLAQGSIASGVPAGGYYVAPVLFGPVPRGNTLACEEVFGPVLSVIPFEDEADAIRLANATDYGLVAGVWTRDGARQMRVAKAMRCGQVFVNGYGAGGGIELPFGGVKKSGHGREKGFQALWEFSATKTIVFKHG; translated from the coding sequence ATGAATCTGATCGACGGCCAGTGGCGCCCCGCCGCAGACGGGCGAACGCTCGACGTGATCTGCCCGAGCGACGGGAATGTCTTTGCTCGGATCGCGCGCGGCGCCGCCGCGGACGTGGACGCCGCGGTCAGGGCGGCACGGCGGGCCTTCGACGAGGGACCGTGGGGACGCATGCCGGCGCTGGAGCGGGGCCGGCTGCTCGCGAAGCTTTCCCGGAAGATCCTCGACCACTTCGACGAACTCGCTGAACTGGAGGCGCGCGACACCGGTAAGCCGATGAAGCAGGCGCGTGCCGACATCAGCGCCGCGGCCCGCTACTTCGAGTATTACGGCGCGGCAGCCGACAAGGTGCACGGCGAGACGATCCCGTTCCTCGAGGGTTATCTGGTCACGGTGCTGCGCGAGCCCCATGGCGTTACCGGCCATATCATCCCTTGGAACTATCCGGCGCAGATGTTCGGCCGGAGCCTTGCGCCGGCCCTGGCGATGGGCAATGCCGTCGTGCTGAAGCCGGCCGAGGAAGCGTGCATGACGCCGCTGCGTCTCGCGGAGCTCGCGATGGAGGCCGGCTTTCCGGACGGCACGGTCAACGTCGTCACTGGCTTGGGAGAAGAAGCCGGTGCGGCGCTTTCGGCACATTCCGGCATCAATTTCCTGTCGTTCACCGGTTCGCCCGAGGTGGGCACGCTGGTGCAGCAGGCGGCGGCCAGGAATCACATCGGCTGCGTGCTGGAACTCGGCGGCAAGTCGCCGCAGATCCTGTTCGAGGATGCCGACATCGAAGCGGTCTGTCCCGTGGTCGTCAACGCCATCGTGCAGAATGGCGGCCAGACCTGCTCCGCCGGCTCGCGCGTGCTCGTCCAGCGCTCGGTCTACGACGCCTTCGTGTCGCCGATCGCCGCGCGCTTCGCCCAACTCAGGGTCGGCAGCCACGCGATGGACCTGGACTGCGGAGCGCTGATCTCTGCGGGGCAGAAACAGCGTGTCGAAGGCTTCATCCAGCGGGCCAGCCAGGACGGTATCACCGTGCTGGCGCAGGGCAGCATCGCGAGCGGGGTGCCGGCGGGCGGCTACTACGTGGCGCCGGTGCTGTTCGGCCCGGTGCCGCGGGGGAACACGCTGGCCTGCGAGGAAGTGTTCGGACCGGTGCTGTCGGTCATCCCGTTCGAAGACGAAGCCGACGCCATCCGGCTGGCCAACGCCACCGACTACGGCCTCGTCGCGGGTGTGTGGACGCGCGATGGCGCGCGCCAGATGCGGGTGGCCAAGGCGATGCGCTGCGGGCAGGTGTTCGTCAACGGCTACGGTGCCGGCGGGGGCATCGAGCTGCCCTTCGGCGGCGTGAAGAAAAGCGGCCACGGACGCGAGAAAGGCTTCCAGGCGCTGTGGGAGTTCTCCGCCACCAAGACCATCGTCTTCAAGCACGGATAG
- a CDS encoding OmpA family protein: MKHSMGIKVAGAALSGMLLAAGCQTVDPYTGEQKVSNTAKGAGIGAAAGAVIGAISGDDARERRRRALLGAGVGALAGGAVGAYMDKQEAELRKELQGTGVSVTRNGENITLNMPSNITFRTGSADLDSRFFKVLDSVALVLKKYEKTIVEVAGHTDSVGSEQTNQTLSERRANTVAQYLVGRGIKQERMIVIGAGETRPVASNDTQEGRALNRRVELTLMPLKQT; encoded by the coding sequence ATGAAGCACTCGATGGGAATCAAGGTCGCCGGGGCCGCGTTGTCCGGCATGCTGCTGGCCGCCGGCTGCCAGACCGTCGATCCCTACACCGGCGAGCAGAAGGTCAGCAACACCGCGAAGGGCGCCGGCATCGGAGCGGCGGCGGGCGCGGTCATCGGCGCGATCAGCGGCGATGACGCGCGCGAGCGGCGCCGGCGCGCGCTGCTCGGCGCAGGCGTGGGTGCGCTGGCCGGAGGCGCTGTCGGCGCTTACATGGACAAACAGGAGGCGGAGCTGCGCAAGGAGCTGCAGGGCACCGGCGTGAGCGTGACGCGCAACGGCGAAAACATCACGCTCAACATGCCCAGCAACATCACGTTCAGGACCGGCAGCGCGGATCTGGATTCCAGGTTCTTCAAGGTGCTGGACAGCGTCGCGTTGGTGCTGAAGAAGTACGAGAAAACCATCGTGGAAGTGGCTGGGCATACCGACAGCGTGGGCAGCGAGCAGACCAACCAGACGCTCTCGGAACGGCGCGCGAACACCGTGGCGCAGTATCTGGTCGGACGCGGCATCAAACAGGAGCGCATGATTGTCATCGGGGCCGGCGAGACGCGTCCGGTGGCGAGCAACGACACCCAGGAGGGGCGCGCCCTGAATCGGCGCGTCGAACTGACCCTCATGCCGTTGAAACAGACATGA
- a CDS encoding di-heme oxidoredictase family protein produces the protein MHARLLLLLACLPAAALFAQTGFAPQALSAGAFTVEDAGSGAYSHASPLLTAEQRELFALGRRMFHNKWAFYWFENAEWGRGPTSNAQACASCHAHNGRGLAPGDVGQAGSAPGEPEAPRDSHIAVEAEPTVQLVVRLSLPGEDPHGGPRPHPDYGDQLQNVGVRGVVPAEAEIAIDWVEKTVAFRDGEIVRLRQPRLRLSRLAFGPLGDETLLSLRLAPPLIGLGLLEAVPEEDIERLAARTPADGIRGRANRVWDASRQKTVLGRFGLKANHGSVREQVAAAFLNDLGLSNPVYPDQNCPPVQKACREQMVAGKPEITALRLAATELYVRALLVPARRNVDDPRVRRGEQLFEQARCAVCHVPELKTGAATGLPQLAHQTIRPYTDLLLHDMGEGLADGRPDYLASGREWRTAPLWGIGLSKTVNGAGAFLHDGRARDFTEAILWHGGEAEVSREAYRAMPKQEREALTAFLASL, from the coding sequence ATGCACGCAAGACTCCTGCTGCTCCTTGCCTGCCTGCCGGCCGCGGCGTTGTTTGCCCAGACCGGGTTTGCGCCGCAGGCGCTTTCCGCCGGCGCATTTACCGTGGAAGACGCCGGCAGCGGCGCTTATTCGCACGCCTCGCCGCTGCTGACGGCCGAGCAGCGCGAACTCTTCGCGCTGGGCCGGCGCATGTTTCACAACAAGTGGGCGTTCTACTGGTTCGAGAACGCGGAATGGGGACGCGGCCCTACCTCCAACGCCCAGGCCTGCGCGAGCTGCCACGCGCACAACGGGCGCGGGCTGGCGCCTGGAGATGTCGGGCAGGCAGGCAGTGCTCCGGGCGAACCGGAAGCGCCGCGCGACAGCCACATCGCGGTAGAAGCGGAACCCACCGTTCAGCTCGTCGTGAGACTCAGCCTGCCTGGTGAGGATCCGCATGGCGGGCCGCGGCCGCACCCGGACTATGGCGACCAGTTGCAGAACGTCGGGGTCCGCGGAGTCGTTCCGGCGGAGGCCGAAATCGCGATCGACTGGGTCGAAAAGACCGTGGCCTTCCGGGACGGCGAAATCGTGCGCCTGCGCCAGCCGCGTCTGCGCTTGAGCCGGTTGGCATTCGGCCCACTGGGCGATGAAACGCTGCTCTCGCTCAGGCTCGCGCCGCCGCTGATTGGCCTCGGCTTGCTGGAAGCAGTGCCCGAGGAGGACATTGAAAGGCTGGCAGCGCGCACGCCGGCCGACGGGATTCGCGGCCGCGCGAACCGGGTATGGGACGCGAGCCGCCAGAAGACCGTACTCGGCCGCTTCGGTCTCAAGGCCAACCACGGCAGTGTGCGCGAACAGGTGGCCGCCGCGTTCCTCAACGATCTGGGCTTGAGCAACCCGGTCTATCCGGACCAGAACTGCCCGCCGGTGCAGAAAGCCTGCCGCGAGCAGATGGTGGCAGGCAAACCGGAGATCACGGCGCTGCGCCTGGCGGCGACCGAACTGTACGTGCGCGCGCTGCTGGTCCCGGCGCGGCGCAACGTCGACGATCCTCGGGTACGGCGAGGCGAACAGCTCTTCGAGCAAGCGCGTTGCGCGGTGTGCCACGTGCCGGAGCTGAAGACCGGCGCAGCCACCGGGCTGCCGCAGCTCGCGCACCAGACCATTCGTCCCTACACCGATCTGCTGCTACACGACATGGGCGAAGGACTGGCCGACGGTCGGCCGGACTATCTGGCCTCGGGGCGCGAGTGGCGCACTGCGCCGCTCTGGGGTATCGGCCTGTCGAAGACCGTGAACGGCGCGGGCGCCTTCCTGCACGACGGCCGCGCTCGAGATTTCACCGAGGCCATCCTGTGGCACGGCGGTGAGGCAGAAGTCTCGCGCGAGGCCTACCGCGCCATGCCGAAGCAGGAGCGCGAAGCGCTGACTGCGTTCCTCGCATCGCTCTGA
- the lpoB gene encoding penicillin-binding protein activator LpoB gives MNTIFRALATVALATIAVAGCSKQVRYGDAGAVETVTVEFGSTDLQQIAESMARSMLQAPVIANGNQPIITVQEVKNKTSEYIDTRAITDSIRAQLSKSGKVRFAVDEADMQRQIAELQRQQSEYYQKEQAAEIGKMVGAGYRLGGSIVSIVKETKKVKDVYYKFTLQLWNVQNGLLEWADEKEIRKTES, from the coding sequence ATGAACACGATCTTCAGGGCGCTCGCCACCGTCGCGCTGGCCACGATCGCCGTGGCCGGCTGCAGCAAGCAGGTGCGCTACGGCGATGCGGGCGCGGTGGAAACCGTGACGGTGGAATTCGGTTCGACCGATCTGCAGCAGATCGCCGAGTCGATGGCCCGCTCGATGCTTCAGGCGCCGGTGATCGCCAACGGCAACCAGCCGATCATCACCGTGCAGGAGGTGAAGAACAAGACCAGCGAGTACATCGACACGCGCGCCATCACCGATTCGATTCGCGCGCAGCTCTCCAAGAGCGGAAAGGTGCGCTTCGCGGTCGACGAGGCCGACATGCAGCGGCAGATCGCCGAACTGCAGCGCCAGCAGAGCGAGTACTACCAGAAGGAGCAGGCCGCAGAGATCGGAAAGATGGTCGGGGCCGGCTACCGGCTTGGCGGCAGCATCGTCTCCATCGTCAAGGAGACCAAGAAGGTCAAGGATGTCTACTACAAGTTCACGCTGCAGCTGTGGAACGTCCAGAACGGCCTGCTCGAATGGGCCGACGAGAAGGAAATCAGGAAGACCGAGAGCTGA
- a CDS encoding YcfL family protein, giving the protein MRIAVLLVALALLGGCRAKGPPLPSESCPGFKESGSTARLVKEKVQFLGDPDVGIVQMRCVVNEGILRVDVDLENEKSRNQSLEYRFLWFEPDGMSVAPEEAWKPLILYPDERRTIRTVAPGVNAQDFRLLIKE; this is encoded by the coding sequence ATGAGAATCGCCGTACTGCTGGTCGCGCTGGCGCTGCTCGGCGGATGCAGGGCCAAGGGCCCGCCGCTGCCCTCGGAGTCCTGCCCCGGCTTCAAGGAATCTGGCTCGACCGCGAGGCTGGTCAAGGAGAAGGTGCAGTTCCTGGGCGATCCCGACGTGGGCATCGTCCAGATGCGCTGCGTGGTGAACGAAGGCATCCTGCGGGTGGACGTCGACCTGGAGAACGAAAAATCGCGCAATCAGTCGCTGGAATACCGCTTCCTCTGGTTCGAGCCCGACGGCATGAGTGTCGCACCGGAGGAAGCCTGGAAGCCGTTGATCCTCTATCCGGACGAGCGACGCACGATCCGTACCGTCGCGCCCGGCGTCAACGCGCAGGACTTCAGGCTCTTGATCAAGGAATAG
- a CDS encoding cyclase family protein, with amino-acid sequence MRTRFEAILAGTMLLAAASVAAQSWTPPAPGERCPSKWGAADERGAANHMKPETVMRAARLIRSGEVIELGRVLSMDMPFFGTRRFDLHTKRTGGPMGTNKRITNEELVISEIGQVGTQLDMFSHQGIDGLLYNCFKSDEIATRNGFTRLGVDKIGMLFTRGVLIDVAALKSTDMLASGYEIMPDDLQAALKRQGVSLQPGDAVLIHTGWGKLWGVDNAKYNSNTPGIGVPAAEWLAKQDVMLIGADTFGVEVAPNPDKQLSLPVHQIALVVNGIFLLENVKLDELAAKKAYEFAFVVQPLKVKGGTGSTVAPVAIR; translated from the coding sequence ATGAGGACCCGATTTGAAGCGATCCTTGCAGGTACCATGCTGCTCGCAGCCGCGTCCGTCGCTGCGCAGAGCTGGACCCCGCCTGCCCCAGGCGAGCGCTGCCCGTCGAAATGGGGCGCGGCGGACGAGCGCGGTGCGGCCAACCACATGAAGCCCGAGACCGTGATGCGCGCGGCGCGGCTCATCCGCAGCGGCGAAGTGATCGAGCTGGGACGCGTGCTGTCGATGGACATGCCTTTCTTCGGCACGCGGCGCTTCGACCTGCACACCAAGCGCACCGGCGGGCCGATGGGCACGAACAAGCGCATCACCAACGAAGAGCTGGTGATCAGCGAGATCGGCCAGGTCGGTACCCAGCTCGACATGTTCTCCCACCAGGGCATCGACGGGCTGCTCTACAACTGCTTCAAGAGCGACGAGATCGCCACGCGCAACGGCTTCACCAGGCTGGGCGTGGACAAGATCGGCATGCTCTTCACGCGCGGCGTGCTGATCGATGTGGCAGCGCTCAAAAGCACGGACATGCTGGCTTCGGGCTACGAGATCATGCCCGACGACCTGCAGGCCGCGCTGAAACGCCAGGGTGTGAGCCTGCAACCAGGCGACGCGGTGCTGATCCACACCGGCTGGGGCAAGCTCTGGGGCGTGGACAACGCCAAGTACAACAGCAATACGCCCGGCATCGGGGTGCCGGCCGCGGAGTGGCTGGCGAAGCAGGACGTCATGCTGATCGGCGCGGACACCTTCGGAGTGGAGGTCGCGCCCAACCCGGACAAGCAACTCTCGTTGCCGGTGCATCAGATCGCCCTGGTCGTCAACGGCATCTTTCTGCTCGAGAACGTCAAGCTCGACGAGCTGGCGGCGAAAAAGGCGTACGAGTTCGCCTTCGTCGTGCAGCCGCTCAAGGTCAAGGGCGGCACGGGTTCGACGGTGGCGCCGGTCGCGATCCGCTGA